TTGGATGTTCACGCCCTTACCAATGCGGATGTTATTGACGTCGCCGCGCAACACGCAGCCGTACCAGATCCCGGTTTTTGCGCCGATCTCCACATCGCCCGTAACCACAGCGGTTTCAGCAACAAAGGCCTGACCGTCGATTTTCGGCGTCACCCCGCCGTAGGGAAGTATCGTCGCCATTTGGGGAAGTCCTTCTTCAATCAGCGCGCAAACCAAGTACGGAACGCATCGGTGACGGCCTCGGGTTTTTCCAAGGGGCTGAGATGGCCGCAGTGTTCGATCACCACCAGCTCAGCATTGGCGCCGATGCCGTCAGCCATTTCTTCGTGCACTTTCACAGGTGTCAAGGCGTCGTCTTCGCCGCACAAAATCAACGTCGGGCAGTTGATGGCGGCTAAATCGTCTCGCCCGTCAATGCGGTCCATAATGGCCGTTTGCTGACGCACAAAGGCCTCGGCCCCCACCCGCTCGGCCATTTCGCCAAAGATTTTGCCCGCCGTGTCCATATGGTCGGGATGAACCAAGTTCGGGACCATTTCTTGAACGATGGTGTCGAGCTTGCCCTCGTCGGCGATGTTCATGGTGCGTTTGCGGTTTTCCGTTTGCTCCGGCAAATCTGCACGTGCGTTGGTGTCGACCAACGCCAAGTGCGTGATGCGTTCGGGGCATTGGCGCATGACTTCTTGCGCCACGTAGCCGCCCATGCTCAACCCTGCCAAGGCAAAGGGGCCATGGGCCAAGCCCTGCAAGCGCATGGCAATGACTTCCATGCTGTCATTCTGGCTGGCATCAGCAACGCGGACATCGTAGGCGTCCGACAACGCTTCAATTTGCGGTTCCCACAGCGCCCGGTCGCACAGCAGGCCCGGAACCACGATCAGGACGGGTTTATGTTCCATATTTCACCTATTTGATCAGCTGGCTGATGTGTTTGAACTCAGCCGTGCCGGATTTTTTCAACCATTCGAACAGCACGCTTTCAACCACCACCACTTGGCCCCCGTGTTGACGGATGCGTTCCAGCCCCGCCCGGTGGTTCTCCGGCGTACGGGATGCGGTGGCGTCTTCGACGACAAAGACCTCATAACCGGCCTCTAACAAATTCAGCGCGGTCTGCAGCACACAGATGTGAGCCTCAATCCCGCACAAAATGGCCTGCGTTGCGCCAGTAGCTTTAAACCGCGCCATGAACTCAGCATTGGCGCAGCACGAAAACGTGTCTTTTTCCAAGGGACTGCCTTCAGGCATGAAGTCTTGCAAGTCGTCCACGGTGGGCCCGACACCCTTAGAGTATTGTTCTGTCACCATCGCGGGAATGTTCAAGATATCGGCGCCCAGCAGCAATTTAGCCGCTCCCTGGGGCGCGCGCCCTTCGTCGAACATCACCGGATTGAGCTTGGATTGGATATCAATCACCACCAAGCACGATTGTTTTGCGTCCATCAACACGTTCAGAAACCTCTTTGTCTTTCATTGGGCCATAAGTTACCCCCGAGCTCCAAGATGTGCAATGCAGCAACACATGTAGGCTGAAATGCTTGTTTTCCAGGGTTTACATTGACATATGGGCCCAAACATGTTGAATTCCGGGCCTTCGAGCGCCAAAGCGGGCGCACCCAGCGGGTCCATGGGGACCTCTGAAACAAAAACAAACAGAAAGCGCCCTACATTTATGAGTTTTGCCGATACCGGACTGAGTGAAGACGTCCTGCGAGCCGTAGCCGATTCCGGCTATGACACCCCTACGCCCATCCAAGAGAAAGCCATCCCCATCGTCCTTATGGGCCGTGACATCTTGGGCTGTGCACAAACAGGTACGGGCAAAACCGCATCCTTTACCTTGCCGATGATCGACATCTTGGCCCATGGCCGCGCAAAAATGCGCATGCCGCGCTCGCTGATTTTGGAGCCCACCCGCGAACTGGCGACCCAAGTTGCGGAAAACTTCGACAAATACGGCAAGTATCACAAGCTCAACAAAGCTTTGCTCATCGGCGGCACCGACATGAAAGCCCAGTCCAAAGTCTTGGACGGCGGCGCGGACGTCTTGATCGCAACGCCGGGCCGTTTGCTCGACATGTTTGAACGCGGGCACCTGTTGATGCGCGACGTCAAAATCTTGGTGATCGACGAAGCCGACCGCATGCTGGATATGGGCTTTATTCCCGACATCGAAAAAATCGTGTCCATGCTGCCGTTCAACCGCCAGACCTTATTCTTCTCCGCCACCATGGCGCCGGAAATCAAAAAACTGGCCGACAAGTTTTTGATGAACCCGAAAGAGATCACCACCTCGGCCCCCGCCACCACGGCGGCGACCGTGACCCAAGGTCTCTTGATCGTGAAGCCCGGCGCACAGCACCGGGGTCAGGACGGGAAGAAGAAGCTCAAACGTGACGCCTTGCGCGCCATGATCGGCCACGAAGACGTGCGCGACGCGATTGTCTTTTGCAACCGCAAATCCGACGTCAACATCGTTTATAAATCCCTGTCCAAGCACGGCCTCAAAGTTGGCCAGCTCCACGGGGATATGAGCCAACCGGCCCGCACAGAAACCCTGCAACAGTTCAAAGCCAAAGAGTTCAACATTTTGGTGTGTTCCGATGTGGCGGCCCGCGGCCTCGACATTCCGAACTTGAGCCACGTGTTCAACTTTGACGTCCCCATCAACGCCGAAGATTACGTGCACCGCATTGGCCGCACCGGGCGTGCCGGGAACGAAGGCCACGCCTATTCCATCGCGTTGCCCGAAGACGGCAAATTCGTCAAACAAATCGAAGCCCTGACATCGAACGAAATTCCTCGCCTCAACATCGAAGGTTTTGACGGTGGTGAGTTGAGCGAAAAGGACGATCGCGGTGGACGCGGTCGTGGTCGTGGCGGCGAGCGCAATGAAGGTCGCAGTGAAGGTCGGGGCCGAGGTCGTGGACGCGGTCGCGATAAACGCGATGACAAACCCGCTGAGCCAAAAGCCGAAGCCCCCGCACCTGAAGCGCCAGCAACCGAAACGCCAGCCCCTAAAGCGGACGCGCCTGCTGCGGATAAGCCCGCGCAGGCTACAAAACCGGAAAAAAGAGAAAAACGCGAACGCGCCCCGCGCAAACGCGAAGGGACGCGAGATCGCTCCCGTGGTCGTCACAAAAAATCGACCGAGCGACGCATTCGCGAAATCCACAACGAGATTTGCGACGGCCACATGCCCGCATTCCTGATGAACCCGTTGGACATTTCCGACGACAAATCGGAAACGTCGGAAGCCAAGCCGGAAAAGAAAAAGGCGGCTCCGCGTCGCCGCCCGCGCCGCAAATCAGCTGCAAAGAAAGCTCCGGCGAAAGCTGAGGACTAAGGTTTAGTCTTCAGCCGGCATCCAAGCTTTTACAGCGTTACGTCCATTTTTCTTGATGTCGTACAGCGCCATGTCGGCCCGCTCGATGGTGTCGACGATGTGCTCTTTCACATTGATCACAGCAACACCAAACGAAGCGGTGACGTGAAGTTCTGCCTGGTCATTGCCTTCGCCCGCCATCACCACTTCGCGCTCAATCGTGGCGCGCAGGCGTTCAAGTACATGCATGGCCGTATCCAGTTCGGTGTTGGGCAGACACAACAAGAACTCTTCCCCACCATAACGAAACACCATGTCGTAAGGGCGCAGCTGTTCCACCAACAGACCTGAGAGATGACGCAACACCACGTCACCCACCACGTGGCCGTAGGTGTCGTTGATGGTTTTGAAGTGATCCAGGTCAACCATGCAAATTGTGGAGGGCAAATTGGTGCGCCGGGCGCGTTCACGCTCCGCATCCAGCTCGACCATCATCTCATGACGGTTGCGCACACCCGTGAGCGGATCCATTTTGGTCAGCCCGCGCCACGCATCGTTTTGCATGTGCTGGACCAGCATATTGAGCTCCAGCAAGGCATGCGTGAAACGGCTGTAATCATCAATGGGATGGGGCTCGCCGTTTTCGGTCCCGCGCAAAAACGCCTGGACCTGCTCCAGCACGTCCGCGAGCTTCTGGCCTAACGTCAAATAATCCGGATTGTTGCGAAAGGCTTGGGATTCAGGACCTAGATACCAAGCCCCCAAGGGAAAATCCCCAATCGCTTCAATACGAAAGCCCGATGTGTCGTGATTCACCACGACCTGTTCGTGCCAGTTCTTAAACCATTCCGTTTGTTCGGCAATTGCCCGTTCGACCGACCCGATGCCCGCGATTACCGTTTCCGGTAAAACCACAGCCGGACGGCCAGCAGCTTCTACACGTTTCGTGCTATCCACGCCCGTTTCCCTTATCCCTGTTGAGACACGCGCGTACCCCCACGCTCATGCCCTCAGAACACTATGCTCTTCATTTCTGATTCTAGAACTATTCTATATATAATATTCGTCCATGGGAAGGAAGCCGTTAAAACCTACGGATGCGTAAGTCGTCGTATATGCGCCTGCGGGCTCGATCAGGACCCGGTCTCCGGTCTTCAGCGCCAAAGGCAACTGCACTAAGGTTTGTTCATAGAGGATGTCCGCACCATCACACGTGGGCCCAGCAATGGCTACGGGCCCCATATCCCCCCCATCGTGCGGCGTGATGAAGTTGTATTTGATCGCCTCGCCCATGGTTTCGGCCAAACCACCGAACATGCCAACGTCCAGGTAGACCCAACGCCTAGGCGCGTCTTCGCGTTTTTTGGAGACCAGAACGACTTCGGACATCAACACGCCCGCTTCGGCGACGATGGCGCGTCCGGGCTCGATCATCAACGCCGGCACGTTTTCGCCGAAGTGCTCCACCAACGCAGCGTTGATGGTTTCAGCAAATTTGACGAACGGGTCGATCATGTCGCGATACTGAGCCGGAAAGCCCCCGCCCATGTTCAGGACCTGAAGTTCTACGCCCTTTTCAAACAAGCGCTGGAACACATCCGCCGCATGGTTGATAGCCCAGCCCCACTGGTGCGGGTCGGGCTGTTGCGAGCCCACGTGGAAAGACAAACCAAACGCCACCAAACCTTTGCCCGGTGCTGAGGCCAGCAAATCCACCGCCATGTCCGGCACACAGCCGAACTTGCGCGACAGCGGCCATTCGGCGTTGCCGTTTTCGGTCAGGATGCGGCAATACACTTTTGCGCCCGGCGCATGCTCAGCGATTTTGTCCAGCTCCCCTTCGCTATCGAAGGCAAACAGGGTAATGCCCAGCTCATGGGCCGCCTGAATGGCATCAGCTTTTTTGAGCGTGTTGCCATACGAAATATCGTCCGGTGTTGCCCCCGCATCCAAGCACATCTGAATTTCGTTGAGCGACGCGGCGTCAAACTTGGCTCCCAGCTTCACCAAGCGCTGTAAGATTTGCGGGGCCGGGTTGGCTTTAACGGCGTAATAGATGTCGGCATCCGCCATGCCCTGGTCGAGACTGACGTACTGACCTTCGATCACATCCATATCCACCACCAAGCACGGGGCTTGAGGGGCGTTTTGTGCCAGAAATTTTTCAATTTTTGGTGTCATGAGCGCATTCCCAACTCGCAAAGGGGCCGCGCGTTATAGGCTCTTTTTCAAACGTAGAAAAGAAAAATCGTACGCCTTGAACAATCCTACCCTAGCCGACAATGCCTGGCAAAATGCTCGACGCCGATCCCATCAACACAGGCGATAAGATCGCAACCAACTGCCCCATCTGTTCGGGCAGCGATATCTTGAACTCTTTTTTATCCAGCCACCCACGGATCGCCGAAAGCGTGTCGGGCTGTTTCATCTTGACCAATTCTTCACGCGCAATCGCACGCGCACGTGCGATAAAAATCACATAAGGAATACCAAACATGACGCCCAACAGCACGACGTAGACCATGCTTTGGTAGAGAACCACCGCATCCACGTGGGCCAGATACTCCGCACGCATCGCGCTTTCAGCCACTTCGCCTTTGGGCCGTTCTGTGACGAAATGTTGCGGCCAATAAAAGAAATTGCGCAAAGACATAAGCCCGCTCACCAGCCCCAGCGCACCGAGGTACAAATAGCTTCGCAATTCCAAGATGTTGCTTTTGATAACATCTAAGTCGTATTTGCGTTTGTCATTTTGTTCAAAGGTTAAAAACGCCACGCCGACAGATATCGCAAAGCCTGCAATAATCACGATATATTCGACATAGCTTACCAGATCGTAAAGGGTTAAGGGCGAATCATAAAGGATAGAGGACAGCTTTTTCATCAACTCCGTACTGCCGATTGTGTTGTGAAAAAGCTCATTGGAAACGCACTGAAACGTTTTCTGTTCGCCGATCACTGCATGCGCATACAACAGTCCACACACACCGGCTAAGACAATTGCATGAGTGGTCAGAAACAAGGACCAAGATTTTCGCGAAACAATGCGGATCACGAAATAGACAACCGCCAGAAGACAAATGGCTGCCATAATGAATACGGAAGATAGCCACGTATACCGTCCTGCAGCTTCTGCAGCCTTCTGTGCCCCACTGGCCCCGGAATAGCATGTGTACTGATATGATATGTCACAGACCGAGAAGGCCACCAAACCACCTTTGCCGATGACGAATACCCCGATCGGGGCGGCCACACACAGCAGCACCAAGCCCCAAGCTTTCCAATTCTCGGTCAGGATTTTCACCGCCTCGCCCCTCCAACCATGAAGGGTGTGATTATTGCATACAGCAACCAAGCGGTGTCAACTTTGTTAGCTTAACGCATCCCCGAAGCTAACGCTGCGCCAAACGCAATGAACAGTGCCCCGGAGATTTTATTGAGCTTGCCGGAAATGGCCTTTTTGCCGCGTGCGACGAGCCGACTGGATAGCGTCGCAAACACCATCAAAGCGCTAAATGACAGCACCATCAACGTCACGCCCAAAATCATGAACTGCGGCGCAATGGCGGCTTCGACGTTGATAAATTGCGGGAACAAAGCACCAATCAGCAAGATTGCTTTGGGGTTGGACATGGCAACGGCAATGCCTTGCATATAGGCCTTGCGACGGCTGGGCATGGTCGCGCGGACTGTGCCCGTATCCATATCCAGCTTCGGTTTGGTGCGCAGCAGTTTAATGCCGAGGTAGATCAAGTATCCCCCGCCCACAATGCGCAACCAGAAAAACACGTCCGCCGATGCACCCAAAATGGCCCCAAGGCCAAAGGCCGTCAGCGTGATCAAAATCGCCAAGCCAGAGATGTTGCCCAAAATCGCATACATGGCGCGCAAAGGCCCCGACTGAGCCCCATGGGTCAGCGCC
This window of the Magnetovibrio sp. PR-2 genome carries:
- a CDS encoding LysE family translocator, yielding MTIDVWLSFVLVVCAAVLSPGPAVLLALTHGAQSGPLRAMYAILGNISGLAILITLTAFGLGAILGASADVFFWLRIVGGGYLIYLGIKLLRTKPKLDMDTGTVRATMPSRRKAYMQGIAVAMSNPKAILLIGALFPQFINVEAAIAPQFMILGVTLMVLSFSALMVFATLSSRLVARGKKAISGKLNKISGALFIAFGAALASGMR
- a CDS encoding DEAD/DEAH box helicase; protein product: MSFADTGLSEDVLRAVADSGYDTPTPIQEKAIPIVLMGRDILGCAQTGTGKTASFTLPMIDILAHGRAKMRMPRSLILEPTRELATQVAENFDKYGKYHKLNKALLIGGTDMKAQSKVLDGGADVLIATPGRLLDMFERGHLLMRDVKILVIDEADRMLDMGFIPDIEKIVSMLPFNRQTLFFSATMAPEIKKLADKFLMNPKEITTSAPATTAATVTQGLLIVKPGAQHRGQDGKKKLKRDALRAMIGHEDVRDAIVFCNRKSDVNIVYKSLSKHGLKVGQLHGDMSQPARTETLQQFKAKEFNILVCSDVAARGLDIPNLSHVFNFDVPINAEDYVHRIGRTGRAGNEGHAYSIALPEDGKFVKQIEALTSNEIPRLNIEGFDGGELSEKDDRGGRGRGRGGERNEGRSEGRGRGRGRGRDKRDDKPAEPKAEAPAPEAPATETPAPKADAPAADKPAQATKPEKREKRERAPRKREGTRDRSRGRHKKSTERRIREIHNEICDGHMPAFLMNPLDISDDKSETSEAKPEKKKAAPRRRPRRKSAAKKAPAKAED
- a CDS encoding type III PLP-dependent enzyme is translated as MTPKIEKFLAQNAPQAPCLVVDMDVIEGQYVSLDQGMADADIYYAVKANPAPQILQRLVKLGAKFDAASLNEIQMCLDAGATPDDISYGNTLKKADAIQAAHELGITLFAFDSEGELDKIAEHAPGAKVYCRILTENGNAEWPLSRKFGCVPDMAVDLLASAPGKGLVAFGLSFHVGSQQPDPHQWGWAINHAADVFQRLFEKGVELQVLNMGGGFPAQYRDMIDPFVKFAETINAALVEHFGENVPALMIEPGRAIVAEAGVLMSEVVLVSKKREDAPRRWVYLDVGMFGGLAETMGEAIKYNFITPHDGGDMGPVAIAGPTCDGADILYEQTLVQLPLALKTGDRVLIEPAGAYTTTYASVGFNGFLPMDEYYI
- a CDS encoding hydrolase; protein product: MDAKQSCLVVIDIQSKLNPVMFDEGRAPQGAAKLLLGADILNIPAMVTEQYSKGVGPTVDDLQDFMPEGSPLEKDTFSCCANAEFMARFKATGATQAILCGIEAHICVLQTALNLLEAGYEVFVVEDATASRTPENHRAGLERIRQHGGQVVVVESVLFEWLKKSGTAEFKHISQLIK
- a CDS encoding diguanylate cyclase → MDSTKRVEAAGRPAVVLPETVIAGIGSVERAIAEQTEWFKNWHEQVVVNHDTSGFRIEAIGDFPLGAWYLGPESQAFRNNPDYLTLGQKLADVLEQVQAFLRGTENGEPHPIDDYSRFTHALLELNMLVQHMQNDAWRGLTKMDPLTGVRNRHEMMVELDAERERARRTNLPSTICMVDLDHFKTINDTYGHVVGDVVLRHLSGLLVEQLRPYDMVFRYGGEEFLLCLPNTELDTAMHVLERLRATIEREVVMAGEGNDQAELHVTASFGVAVINVKEHIVDTIERADMALYDIKKNGRNAVKAWMPAED
- a CDS encoding alpha/beta fold hydrolase produces the protein MEHKPVLIVVPGLLCDRALWEPQIEALSDAYDVRVADASQNDSMEVIAMRLQGLAHGPFALAGLSMGGYVAQEVMRQCPERITHLALVDTNARADLPEQTENRKRTMNIADEGKLDTIVQEMVPNLVHPDHMDTAGKIFGEMAERVGAEAFVRQQTAIMDRIDGRDDLAAINCPTLILCGEDDALTPVKVHEEMADGIGANAELVVIEHCGHLSPLEKPEAVTDAFRTWFAR